In Nocardioides dokdonensis FR1436, the following are encoded in one genomic region:
- a CDS encoding TetR/AcrR family transcriptional regulator, producing the protein MTTTDGTVRPRVRGDREREVLEAALEVLLEDGYDRLTMDAVATRARASKATLYRRWTSKASLVVDALRQAKGPLEVPDTGSLRGDLHALYCGSGGLGGPTATATLSSIVTAVGHDPEFAAAFRRDVLGPRLEASHLVWARARARGEVRDDLDLELVEPALAAIVLHRAVVLGHAPDPDTVSRLIDQIILPAATPPRPAHRAPEQKEHP; encoded by the coding sequence ATGACGACCACGGACGGCACCGTGCGTCCCCGCGTCCGGGGCGACCGGGAGCGCGAGGTCCTCGAGGCCGCTCTCGAGGTCCTCCTGGAGGACGGCTACGACCGGCTCACGATGGACGCGGTGGCCACCCGCGCCCGGGCCTCGAAGGCCACGCTCTACCGGCGCTGGACCAGCAAGGCCAGCCTCGTCGTCGACGCCCTGCGCCAGGCCAAGGGTCCCCTCGAGGTGCCCGACACCGGCTCGCTGCGCGGCGACCTGCACGCGCTCTACTGCGGGTCGGGCGGCCTCGGCGGCCCGACCGCGACCGCGACCCTGTCCAGCATCGTCACCGCGGTCGGGCACGACCCCGAGTTCGCCGCCGCCTTCCGCCGCGACGTCCTGGGCCCCAGGCTCGAGGCCTCGCACCTGGTGTGGGCTCGTGCACGTGCCCGGGGCGAGGTCCGCGACGACCTCGACCTCGAGCTCGTCGAGCCGGCTCTCGCCGCCATCGTGCTGCACCGGGCGGTGGTGCTGGGTCACGCACCCGACCCGGACACCGTCTCCCGCCTCATCGACCAGATCATCCTGCCCGCGGCGACGCCACCGCGTCCCGCTCACCGTGCACCGGAACAGAAGGAACACCCATGA
- the ligA gene encoding NAD-dependent DNA ligase LigA, translating into MSDPTPAGDAAREEHRRLAEEVEDARWRYYVLDSPTVDDADFDARVRRLEELEEAHPELRTPDSPTQKVGGAVSTQFTAVDHLERMESLDNAFSFEELQAWHERLRRDGVDDPALLCELKVDGLAINLLYEDGRLVRALTRGDGRTGEDVTPNVKTIDTIPHRLTGTEQFPVPELVEVRGEVFLPVAAFERLNEAMTEAGKPVFANPRNAAAGSLRQKDPRVTATRALGMVCHGIGARRGFEPRSQSQAYDALGAWGLPTSTRATVLATLGEVEALVAHHGEHRHDVEHEIDGVVVKVDDVSLQRRLGSTSRAPRWAIAFKYPPEEVNTELLDIRVNVGRTGRVTPYGVMVPTRVAGSTVENATLHNAHEVRRKDVRPGDTVILRKAGDVIPEILGPVLALRPEGLEPWVMPTHCPACGTELAEQKEGDKDLRCPNHEQCPAQVRERVFHVAGRGAFDIEGLGYEAASALLDAGVITNEGDVFDLTVDDLLRTELFTRAAKRTEADTATDGRVLSANGQRLLDHLQQAKQVPLWRVLVALSIRHVGPTAARALAQEFGSMARIREAAEEQLAAAEGVGPTIAEAVIEWFGVEWHRRIVERWDAAGVTMQDERDESVPRTLEGLTIVVTGSLVDFSRDSAKEAILARGGKAAGSVSKKTDYVVVGDNAGSKAEKAEQLGVPVLDEDGFKALLEQGPAQDS; encoded by the coding sequence ATGAGCGACCCCACCCCGGCCGGAGACGCGGCCCGCGAGGAGCACCGCAGGTTGGCGGAGGAGGTGGAGGACGCGCGCTGGCGCTACTACGTGCTGGACAGCCCCACCGTGGACGACGCCGACTTCGACGCCCGGGTGCGCCGGCTGGAGGAGCTGGAGGAGGCCCACCCCGAGCTGCGCACCCCGGACTCGCCGACGCAGAAGGTCGGGGGAGCGGTCTCGACGCAGTTCACGGCCGTCGACCACCTGGAGCGGATGGAGAGCCTCGACAACGCCTTCTCCTTCGAGGAGCTGCAGGCCTGGCACGAGCGGCTGCGCCGCGATGGCGTGGACGACCCGGCGCTGCTGTGCGAGCTGAAGGTCGACGGGCTCGCGATCAACCTGCTCTACGAGGACGGGCGCCTGGTGCGGGCCCTGACCCGCGGCGACGGTCGCACCGGCGAGGACGTCACGCCCAACGTCAAGACGATCGACACGATCCCGCACCGGCTCACCGGCACCGAGCAGTTCCCGGTGCCCGAGCTCGTCGAGGTGCGCGGCGAGGTCTTCCTGCCGGTGGCCGCGTTCGAGCGTCTCAACGAGGCGATGACCGAGGCCGGCAAGCCGGTCTTCGCCAACCCCCGCAACGCCGCCGCCGGCTCGCTGCGCCAAAAGGACCCCCGGGTCACCGCGACCCGCGCGCTGGGCATGGTCTGCCACGGCATCGGGGCCCGGCGCGGCTTCGAGCCCCGCTCCCAGTCCCAGGCGTACGACGCCCTGGGAGCCTGGGGCCTGCCCACCAGCACCCGGGCCACGGTGCTGGCCACGCTGGGCGAGGTCGAGGCGCTGGTCGCCCACCACGGCGAGCACCGCCACGACGTGGAGCACGAGATCGACGGCGTCGTGGTCAAGGTCGACGACGTCAGCCTCCAGCGTCGTCTCGGCTCCACGAGCCGGGCGCCCCGCTGGGCGATCGCGTTCAAGTACCCGCCCGAGGAGGTCAACACCGAGCTGCTCGACATCCGGGTCAACGTGGGCCGCACCGGCCGCGTCACGCCGTACGGCGTCATGGTGCCGACCCGGGTGGCCGGCTCGACGGTCGAGAACGCCACCCTGCACAACGCCCACGAGGTGCGCCGCAAGGACGTGCGCCCCGGCGACACGGTGATCCTGCGCAAGGCGGGGGACGTGATCCCGGAGATCCTGGGGCCGGTGCTGGCGCTGCGCCCCGAGGGCCTGGAGCCGTGGGTGATGCCCACCCACTGCCCCGCCTGCGGCACAGAGCTGGCCGAGCAGAAGGAGGGCGACAAGGACCTGCGCTGCCCGAACCACGAGCAGTGCCCCGCCCAGGTGCGGGAGCGGGTCTTCCACGTCGCGGGTCGCGGTGCCTTCGACATCGAGGGACTCGGCTACGAGGCCGCCTCGGCGCTGCTCGACGCCGGCGTGATCACCAACGAGGGCGACGTCTTCGACCTCACCGTCGACGACCTGCTGCGCACCGAGCTGTTCACCCGCGCCGCCAAGAGGACCGAGGCCGACACCGCGACCGACGGCCGGGTGCTCTCAGCCAACGGGCAGCGGCTGCTCGACCACCTGCAGCAGGCCAAGCAGGTGCCGCTGTGGCGGGTGCTCGTGGCGTTGTCGATCCGCCACGTCGGCCCGACCGCGGCGCGCGCCCTGGCCCAGGAGTTCGGCTCGATGGCGCGGATCCGCGAGGCCGCCGAGGAGCAGCTGGCGGCGGCGGAGGGGGTCGGCCCCACGATCGCCGAGGCCGTCATCGAGTGGTTCGGCGTCGAGTGGCACCGCAGGATCGTCGAGCGGTGGGACGCGGCCGGGGTCACCATGCAGGACGAGCGCGACGAGTCGGTGCCGCGCACCCTGGAGGGGCTCACGATCGTGGTCACCGGCTCCCTGGTCGACTTCAGTCGCGACTCCGCCAAGGAGGCGATCCTGGCCCGCGGCGGCAAGGCGGCGGGATCGGTGTCGAAGAAGACCGACTACGTCGTGGTCGGCGACAACGCCGGCTCCAAGGCCGAGAAGGCCGAGCAGCTCGGCGTGCCGGTCCTCGACGAGGACGGCTTCAAGGCGCTGCTGGAGCAGGGGCCCGCTCAGGACTCGTAG
- a CDS encoding SigE family RNA polymerase sigma factor — protein MTRPPTDAQFSEMVHASWPALYRTAYLLLGDAAEAEDLVQTALTKTYATWSKVRSVDAAPGYARTVLVNTAASWFRKRSWRNERPTEVLPEAGTHTDEALRPTLLDALTRLAPRQRAVVVLRYYEDMSVAQTAAALDINEGTVKSQTSHALERLRALLGEDLLTTTTTTTGGTHD, from the coding sequence ATGACACGCCCCCCGACCGACGCGCAGTTCAGCGAGATGGTGCACGCCAGCTGGCCAGCGCTCTACCGCACCGCCTACCTCCTCCTCGGCGACGCCGCCGAGGCCGAGGACCTGGTGCAGACAGCCCTGACCAAGACCTACGCGACCTGGTCGAAGGTGCGTTCCGTCGACGCGGCGCCCGGCTACGCGCGCACCGTCCTGGTCAACACCGCGGCCTCGTGGTTCCGCAAGAGGTCCTGGCGCAACGAGCGGCCCACCGAGGTGCTGCCCGAGGCGGGGACGCACACCGACGAGGCACTGCGCCCGACCCTGCTCGACGCCCTCACCCGGCTCGCCCCGCGCCAGCGGGCGGTGGTGGTGCTGCGCTACTACGAGGACATGAGCGTGGCCCAGACCGCTGCTGCTCTCGACATCAACGAGGGCACCGTCAAGAGCCAGACCTCGCACGCCCTGGAGCGCCTGCGCGCGCTCCTGGGCGAGGACCTCCTCACGACCACCACCACGACCACCGGAGGAACCCATGACTGA
- a CDS encoding cobalamin B12-binding domain-containing protein: MTPVRAEVEPADREDYWRAVSDADTAAAHAVAQRVLDRGTSVEDLLEHVVVDAQRRVGELWASHRWSVAREHAATAVSEAVVHRVADGLPAGAGPLLLVACVEREWHAMPALVLTTVLRARGLGAEYSGAATSRDDLVSAILDRGPRAVLLSASLSSSLSRLRRQVEAVRGTGTPVVVGGRAFDSGGVRARRLGATAYAASPAEALALLPTLPRHVDAAPPLGHRGATEARTVQARADAIARDVLAALDLGSLALSPDDWRVVLATHTPHVVDSLVGALLCDDVSVLSETRAWLRDVLTGRGGDPASVDQVWDALAHQLRDFPVALSMLEA; the protein is encoded by the coding sequence GTGACCCCGGTCCGGGCCGAGGTCGAGCCCGCCGACCGCGAGGACTACTGGCGCGCGGTGTCCGACGCCGACACCGCCGCCGCGCACGCCGTGGCGCAACGGGTGCTCGACCGCGGCACCAGCGTCGAGGACCTCCTCGAGCACGTCGTCGTCGACGCCCAGCGCCGGGTCGGTGAGCTGTGGGCCTCCCACCGGTGGAGCGTGGCGCGCGAGCACGCCGCGACCGCGGTCTCGGAGGCGGTCGTGCACCGGGTCGCCGACGGGTTGCCCGCCGGGGCCGGACCGCTGCTGCTCGTGGCCTGCGTGGAGCGGGAGTGGCACGCGATGCCCGCCCTGGTGCTCACCACCGTGCTGAGGGCGCGAGGGCTGGGCGCCGAGTACTCCGGCGCCGCCACCTCCCGCGACGACCTGGTCTCCGCCATCCTCGACCGCGGGCCTCGCGCGGTGCTGCTCAGCGCGTCGCTCTCGTCCTCCCTGTCCCGGCTGCGGCGCCAGGTGGAGGCGGTGCGGGGCACCGGCACCCCCGTGGTGGTCGGTGGGCGGGCCTTCGACAGCGGCGGGGTCCGGGCGCGCCGGCTCGGCGCGACGGCGTACGCCGCCTCCCCCGCCGAGGCGCTGGCGCTGCTGCCGACGCTGCCGCGCCACGTCGACGCCGCCCCTCCCCTGGGCCACCGGGGCGCGACCGAGGCGCGGACCGTGCAGGCGCGGGCCGACGCCATCGCGCGCGACGTGCTGGCCGCCCTCGACCTCGGCAGCCTGGCGCTGTCCCCCGACGACTGGCGGGTCGTGCTGGCCACGCACACCCCCCACGTCGTGGACTCCCTCGTCGGAGCGCTGCTGTGCGACGACGTCTCGGTGCTCTCCGAGACCCGAGCCTGGTTGCGCGACGTCCTGACCGGTCGCGGCGGCGACCCCGCCAGCGTCGACCAGGTGTGGGATGCGTTGGCCCACCAGCTGCGAGACTTCCCCGTCGCGCTGTCCATGCTCGAAGCCTGA
- a CDS encoding PP2C family protein-serine/threonine phosphatase gives MTRERPARLLADSRSAEPRARLAQAVSRAEFLLRLSRTVSAVQNPDRGLAALVDLLLDEVVDVAQVVVRSGPHHLVCSGTHRAEPVSARRPLADPLPEDLGATLDTGLSTEVVLPRSGPTRLAALRSLLVDEDLVAQVAASEVELLAVLPLTARGRTLGALVVGRDRGGDFSGSHAFLGDLTDRVAVGLDATLLVAESRYVADVLRRSLKPARLPEVPGLQIHSHVRVAHEAQAVGGDFLDVLRVPGEPDDLLVLCGDVTGKGVEAAVHAKRIRNAVRTASLVHQDPGSILALTNRVLVTEADQDEVFSERLATAVCGRLQRHGDDLDVVLAGAGHPDSLVLRATGGVEAIAGEGVALGLIADADFPAATTTLHRGDSLVLYTDGVTEARGVTDFFGQDRLESVLAAVAGMSAAAVVEAVALAVSDHLGERAHDDIALLVLHNDGAEPA, from the coding sequence ATGACGCGTGAGCGCCCTGCCCGTCTGCTGGCCGACTCCCGCTCCGCCGAGCCCCGCGCCCGCCTCGCCCAGGCCGTCAGCCGCGCCGAGTTCCTGCTGCGGCTCTCCCGCACCGTCTCCGCGGTGCAGAACCCGGACCGCGGGCTCGCGGCCCTCGTCGACCTGCTGCTCGACGAGGTCGTCGACGTGGCCCAGGTGGTGGTCCGCTCCGGACCGCACCACCTCGTGTGCAGCGGGACCCACCGTGCCGAGCCGGTCTCTGCGCGACGCCCGTTGGCCGACCCGCTGCCCGAGGACCTGGGGGCCACGTTGGACACCGGTCTCTCGACGGAGGTCGTGCTGCCGCGCTCCGGCCCGACCCGGCTCGCGGCCCTGCGGTCCCTCCTGGTCGACGAGGACCTCGTCGCGCAGGTGGCCGCCAGCGAGGTCGAGCTGCTGGCGGTGCTGCCGCTCACGGCCCGCGGGCGCACCCTGGGAGCGCTGGTCGTCGGCCGCGACCGCGGCGGTGACTTCTCCGGCTCCCACGCCTTCCTCGGGGACCTGACCGACCGCGTCGCCGTCGGGCTCGACGCGACCCTGCTCGTGGCCGAGAGCCGCTACGTCGCCGACGTGCTGCGCCGCTCCCTGAAGCCGGCCCGCCTGCCCGAGGTCCCCGGCCTGCAGATCCACAGCCACGTCCGCGTCGCCCACGAGGCACAGGCCGTGGGCGGCGACTTCCTCGACGTCCTGCGCGTCCCCGGGGAGCCCGACGACCTCCTGGTGCTGTGCGGCGACGTCACCGGCAAGGGTGTGGAGGCCGCCGTGCACGCCAAGCGCATCCGCAACGCCGTGCGCACCGCGTCGCTGGTGCACCAGGACCCCGGCAGCATCCTGGCGCTCACCAACCGGGTGCTGGTGACCGAGGCCGACCAGGACGAGGTCTTCAGCGAGCGGCTGGCCACCGCGGTGTGCGGCCGCCTGCAGCGCCACGGCGACGACCTCGACGTGGTGCTGGCCGGCGCCGGGCACCCCGACTCCCTCGTGCTGCGTGCCACCGGCGGGGTCGAGGCCATCGCTGGTGAGGGCGTGGCCCTCGGGCTCATCGCCGACGCGGACTTCCCCGCTGCGACCACCACGCTGCACCGCGGCGACAGCCTGGTCCTCTACACCGACGGGGTCACCGAGGCGCGCGGGGTCACCGACTTCTTCGGCCAGGACCGGCTCGAGTCCGTCCTCGCCGCTGTGGCGGGCATGTCCGCCGCCGCCGTCGTCGAGGCCGTGGCCCTCGCCGTCTCGGACCACCTCGGGGAGCGCGCCCACGACGACATCGCCCTGCTCGTGCTGCACAACGACGGCGCGGAGCCTGCGTGA
- the gatC gene encoding Asp-tRNA(Asn)/Glu-tRNA(Gln) amidotransferase subunit GatC — MPEISRDEVAHLATLARIDLSDHELDHLAPQLSVILESVASIRDVAGTDVPPTSHPLPLTNVFREDVVRPGLSAEEALAAAPASEQQRFMVPRILGDEQ; from the coding sequence ATGCCCGAGATCTCCCGAGACGAGGTCGCCCACCTCGCGACCCTGGCCCGGATCGACCTGTCCGACCACGAGCTCGACCACCTGGCACCCCAGCTGTCGGTCATTCTCGAGTCGGTCGCATCGATCCGCGACGTGGCCGGCACTGACGTGCCGCCGACGTCGCACCCGCTGCCGCTGACGAACGTGTTCCGCGAGGACGTCGTCAGGCCCGGCCTGAGCGCCGAGGAGGCGCTCGCCGCCGCCCCGGCCTCCGAGCAGCAGCGCTTCATGGTGCCGCGGATCCTGGGGGACGAGCAGTGA
- the gatA gene encoding Asp-tRNA(Asn)/Glu-tRNA(Gln) amidotransferase subunit GatA has translation MARALAAGETTSVELTRAALAATELVDGAVHAYLHVDAEGALAAAAESDARRAAGTPASALDGVPIAVKDVLTTTGLPTTCGSKILEGWIPPYDATVVARLKAAGLPILGKTNMDEFAMGSSTEHSAYGPTHNPWDLERIPGGSGGGSAAAVASFQAPLALGTDTGGSIRQPGAVTGTVGVKPTYGGVSRYGLVAMANSLDQVGPVTRTVLDAALLHEIIGGHDPLDSTSVDQPLPPLVEAARQGATGDLSGLKVGVITELSGEGYQSGVLARFNESVDLLVAAGAEVVEVSCPNFVHALATYYLVMPCEASSNLAKFDAMRYGLRVLPEGVESPSAEEVMRATRDAGFGDEVKRRIILGTYALSSGYYDAYYGTAQRVRTLISQDFAAAFEQVDVLVSPTSPTTAFKLGEKLDDPLAMYLNDLATIPANLAGVPGISVPSGLAEEDGLPTGFQVLAPALADDRLYRVGAALEAALEAIWGGPLLDKAPTLEGAAR, from the coding sequence ATGGCCCGCGCCCTGGCCGCCGGGGAGACGACCTCGGTCGAGCTCACCCGCGCCGCCCTGGCCGCGACCGAGCTCGTCGACGGCGCCGTGCACGCCTACCTCCACGTCGACGCCGAGGGCGCGCTGGCCGCGGCCGCCGAGTCCGACGCCCGCCGTGCCGCCGGCACCCCCGCCTCCGCGCTCGACGGGGTCCCGATCGCGGTCAAGGACGTGCTGACCACCACCGGGCTGCCGACCACCTGCGGCTCGAAGATCCTCGAGGGCTGGATCCCGCCGTACGACGCCACGGTCGTGGCGCGCCTGAAGGCGGCCGGTCTGCCGATCCTGGGCAAGACCAACATGGACGAGTTCGCGATGGGCTCCTCCACCGAGCACTCCGCCTACGGCCCCACGCACAACCCGTGGGACCTCGAGCGGATCCCCGGCGGCTCCGGCGGCGGCTCCGCGGCCGCGGTCGCCTCGTTCCAGGCGCCGCTGGCGCTCGGCACCGACACCGGCGGCTCGATCCGCCAGCCCGGCGCCGTCACCGGCACCGTGGGCGTGAAGCCGACGTACGGCGGCGTCTCCCGCTACGGGCTGGTCGCGATGGCCAACTCGCTGGATCAGGTCGGTCCGGTCACCCGCACCGTGCTCGACGCCGCGCTGCTGCACGAGATCATCGGCGGGCACGACCCGCTCGACTCCACCTCCGTCGACCAGCCGCTGCCGCCGCTGGTCGAGGCCGCCCGCCAGGGCGCGACGGGGGACCTGTCCGGCCTCAAGGTCGGCGTCATCACCGAGCTGTCCGGTGAGGGCTACCAGTCCGGGGTGCTCGCCCGCTTCAACGAGTCGGTCGACCTGCTGGTCGCCGCCGGCGCCGAGGTCGTCGAGGTGTCGTGCCCGAACTTCGTGCACGCGCTGGCCACCTACTACCTGGTGATGCCGTGCGAGGCGTCCTCCAACCTCGCCAAGTTCGACGCGATGCGCTACGGCCTGCGGGTGCTGCCCGAGGGCGTGGAGTCGCCGTCGGCCGAGGAGGTCATGCGCGCGACCCGCGACGCCGGGTTCGGCGACGAGGTCAAGCGCCGCATCATCCTGGGCACCTACGCACTCTCCAGCGGCTACTACGACGCCTACTACGGCACCGCCCAGCGGGTGCGCACCCTGATCTCGCAGGACTTCGCCGCTGCCTTCGAGCAGGTCGACGTGCTGGTCAGCCCGACCTCGCCCACCACGGCCTTCAAGCTCGGCGAGAAGCTCGACGACCCGTTGGCGATGTACCTCAACGACCTCGCGACCATCCCCGCCAACCTGGCGGGCGTCCCGGGCATCTCGGTGCCCAGCGGCCTCGCCGAGGAGGACGGTCTCCCGACCGGCTTCCAGGTGCTGGCCCCGGCGCTGGCCGATGACCGGCTCTACCGCGTCGGTGCGGCCCTCGAGGCCGCGCTGGAAGCGATCTGGGGCGGTCCGCTGCTCGACAAGGCCCCCACCCTGGAAGGAGCAGCCCGATGA
- the gatB gene encoding Asp-tRNA(Asn)/Glu-tRNA(Gln) amidotransferase subunit GatB, producing the protein MSAAEKLVPLDDVLAAFDPALGLEVHVELNTATKMFCGCPTEFGAEPNTQVCPTCLGLPGAMPAVNRVAVESAMRIGLALHCEIAEWCRFARKNYFYPDMPKNFQTSQYDEPIAFEGWMDVEVDGETFRVEIERAHMEEDTGKSLHVGGSTGRIHGADYSLVDYNRAGIPLIEIVTKPITGMGEKAPAVARAYVQQLRELIVALGVSEARMDQGNLRADVNLSLAPKGSEVLGTRTETKNVNSFRSVERAVRYEMQRHAGILQAGGSILQETRHWHEDTGVTTSGREKSDADDYRYFPEPDLVPVAPSREWVEELRATLPENPTQKRARLQTAWGFTDLEMRDTVGAGAFGLVEETVAAGCTPQAARKWWLGEMARRANDSGADITDLGVSPLDVARVQALVDEGSLNDKLARQVFDGLLAGEGSPDEVVAARGLAIVSDEGALGAAVDNAIAANPDVAQKIRDGKVAAAGALIGAVMKEMRGQADAGRVRELIVEKLA; encoded by the coding sequence ATGAGTGCCGCCGAGAAGCTCGTGCCGCTCGACGACGTGCTCGCCGCGTTCGACCCCGCCCTGGGGCTCGAGGTGCACGTCGAGCTGAACACCGCCACGAAGATGTTCTGCGGCTGCCCGACCGAGTTCGGTGCGGAGCCGAACACGCAGGTCTGCCCGACCTGCCTGGGCCTGCCCGGAGCGATGCCGGCGGTGAACCGGGTCGCCGTCGAGTCGGCGATGCGCATCGGACTGGCGCTGCACTGCGAGATCGCCGAGTGGTGCCGCTTCGCGCGCAAGAACTACTTCTACCCCGACATGCCGAAGAACTTCCAGACCAGCCAGTACGACGAGCCGATCGCGTTCGAGGGCTGGATGGACGTCGAGGTCGACGGGGAGACCTTCCGCGTCGAGATCGAGCGCGCCCACATGGAGGAGGACACCGGCAAGTCGCTGCACGTGGGCGGCTCGACGGGTCGCATCCACGGCGCGGACTACTCGCTGGTCGACTACAACCGCGCCGGCATCCCCCTGATCGAGATCGTCACCAAGCCGATCACCGGCATGGGGGAGAAGGCGCCGGCCGTGGCCCGCGCCTACGTCCAGCAGCTGCGCGAGCTCATCGTGGCCCTCGGCGTCTCCGAGGCCCGGATGGACCAGGGCAACCTGCGCGCCGACGTGAACCTCTCGCTCGCCCCGAAGGGCAGCGAGGTGCTCGGCACCCGCACCGAGACCAAGAACGTCAACTCGTTCCGCTCCGTGGAGCGCGCGGTGCGCTACGAGATGCAGCGCCACGCGGGCATCCTGCAGGCCGGCGGGTCGATCCTGCAGGAGACCCGGCACTGGCACGAGGACACCGGGGTCACCACCAGCGGCCGCGAGAAGTCCGACGCCGACGACTACCGCTACTTCCCGGAGCCCGACCTGGTCCCCGTGGCTCCCTCGCGCGAGTGGGTCGAGGAGCTGCGCGCCACCCTGCCCGAGAACCCGACCCAGAAGCGGGCCCGGCTGCAGACCGCGTGGGGCTTCACCGACCTCGAGATGCGCGACACCGTCGGAGCCGGTGCGTTCGGCCTCGTGGAGGAGACCGTCGCGGCCGGGTGCACGCCGCAGGCCGCCCGCAAGTGGTGGCTGGGGGAGATGGCGCGCCGCGCCAACGACTCCGGCGCCGACATCACCGATCTCGGCGTCTCCCCGCTCGACGTGGCCCGCGTGCAGGCCCTGGTCGACGAGGGCTCGCTCAACGACAAGCTGGCGCGGCAGGTCTTCGACGGCCTGCTGGCGGGGGAGGGCAGCCCCGACGAGGTGGTGGCCGCCCGCGGGCTCGCGATCGTCTCCGACGAGGGTGCGCTGGGCGCGGCGGTCGACAACGCGATCGCCGCCAACCCCGACGTCGCCCAGAAGATCCGCGACGGCAAGGTCGCCGCGGCGGGCGCCCTCATCGGCGCGGTGATGAAGGAGATGCGCGGCCAGGCCGATGCCGGCCGCGTGCGCGAGCTCATCGTCGAGAAGCTGGCCTGA
- a CDS encoding energy-coupling factor transporter transmembrane component T, with the protein MSGGNARLPRDLHPVAWWVWAIGLAAAASATSNPLSLLLLVGTAALVVAARRSDQPWAGSFRLYLWLGLAIVVIRVLFRILLGGGYAAGPVLLDLPEIPLPDLAAGIVLLGPLSSQALLAGLYDGMRLATIVICIGAANSLANPKRLLRSVPPALYEIGTALVVAVTVLPQLADSVRRVRAAQGLRAGASSRTGLVRRSLVPVLEDALDRSLAMAAGMDARGYGRSPEQSRSARLLTGTLMVSGLIGVCVGTYAVLDSTAPRVLALPMLALGVLLAFAGLASAGRRVERTRYRPDRWRWPEVVVAVAGVGAGAAGLWVGRAQLDIAHPPLDAVPTVSLAVLLGAALALAGGLAAPAAPTAPTAQVPAPAVAA; encoded by the coding sequence ATGAGCGGCGGCAACGCCAGGCTGCCCCGCGACCTGCACCCCGTCGCCTGGTGGGTCTGGGCGATCGGGCTGGCCGCCGCCGCCTCGGCGACCAGCAACCCGCTGAGCCTGCTCCTGCTCGTCGGCACCGCGGCGCTGGTCGTGGCGGCCCGCCGCTCCGACCAGCCGTGGGCGGGCTCGTTCCGCCTCTACCTGTGGCTGGGCCTGGCGATCGTGGTGATCCGGGTGCTGTTCCGCATCCTGCTCGGAGGCGGGTACGCCGCCGGCCCGGTGCTGCTGGACCTGCCCGAGATCCCGCTGCCCGACCTCGCGGCCGGCATCGTGCTGCTCGGGCCGCTCAGCTCGCAGGCCCTGCTCGCCGGTCTCTACGACGGGATGCGGCTGGCCACCATCGTGATCTGCATCGGTGCCGCCAACTCCCTGGCCAACCCCAAGCGGCTGCTGCGCTCGGTGCCGCCGGCGCTCTACGAGATCGGCACCGCCCTCGTGGTCGCGGTGACCGTGCTGCCCCAGCTCGCCGACTCGGTGCGCCGGGTCCGAGCCGCGCAGGGCCTGCGCGCAGGGGCCAGCAGCCGCACGGGGCTCGTGAGACGGTCGCTGGTTCCGGTCCTGGAGGACGCCCTCGACCGCTCGCTGGCGATGGCGGCCGGGATGGACGCCCGCGGCTACGGGCGCAGCCCGGAGCAGTCCCGCAGCGCCCGCCTGCTCACCGGGACCCTGATGGTCAGCGGGCTGATCGGGGTCTGCGTGGGCACCTACGCCGTCCTCGACAGCACCGCGCCGCGGGTGCTGGCCCTGCCGATGCTCGCCCTCGGCGTCCTGCTGGCCTTCGCCGGCCTGGCGAGCGCCGGTCGCCGGGTCGAGCGCACCCGCTACCGCCCGGACCGGTGGCGCTGGCCCGAGGTCGTCGTCGCCGTGGCCGGCGTCGGGGCCGGGGCCGCTGGCCTGTGGGTCGGACGCGCCCAGCTCGACATCGCCCACCCGCCGCTCGACGCGGTCCCGACCGTCAGCCTGGCTGTGCTCCTCGGGGCCGCACTGGCGCTCGCCGGTGGCCTGGCCGCGCCCGCCGCCCCGACCGCCCCGACTGCCCAGGTCCCTGCTCCGGCGGTGGCCGCATGA